From one Dermacentor variabilis isolate Ectoservices chromosome 3, ASM5094787v1, whole genome shotgun sequence genomic stretch:
- the LOC142575427 gene encoding Parkinson disease protein 7 homolog — MLSRCACVLSRRRRNYSNSSMVKKALLILAEGAEEMEAIIAADVLRRAGVDVNIAGLTGSSPVKCSRNVVVVPDMSLEQAALQAPYDVIVLPGGLKGAESLAASPAVGKLLKEQEKSGRLVAAICAAPIALKSHGIGQGKLVTSHPSKKEDISKGDYKYCEDRVVIDGQLITSRGPGTAFEFALAIVEKLENKAAAEKLIPPMLVKV; from the exons ATGCTTTCTCGTTGTGCGTGTGTGCTGTCTCGCCGGCGTCGGAACTATTCAAATTCGAGTATGGTCAAAAAAGCTCTCCTCATCCTCGCCGAAGGTGCGGAAGAGATGGAAGCGATTATCGCAGCCGATGTATTGCGAAGAGCTGGC GTCGACGTTAACATCGCTGGCCTCACCGGCTCCAGCCCCGTGAAGTGCAGCCGAAACGTCGTGGTTGTACCCGACATGAGTTTGGAACAAGCTGCGTTGCAGGCTCCGTACGATGTAATCGTTCTACCCGGCGGGCTCAAAGGAGCAGAAAGCTTGGCAGCG AGTCCAGCAGTTGGCAAGTTGCTGAAGGAGCAAGAAAAAAGTGGACGACTCGTTGCTGCAATTTGTGCAG CTCCTATTGCTCTGAAGAGTCATGGCATTGGTCAAGGAAAGCTAGTCACATCACACCCAAGCaagaaagaagacatttctaAGG GTGACTACAAGTACTGCGAGGATAGAGTCGTGATTGACGGTCAACTGATTACAAGCCGTGGCCCGGGCACAGCCTTTGAGTTTGCCTTGGCCATTGTTGAGAAGCTGGAGAACAAAGCAGCTGCAGAAAAACTCATTCCGCCCATGCTGGTCAAAGTGTGA